GTAATCATAGTTGTGTTGTTGTAGTTATAGACAAATATTCAGCTATTCATGCAGTAGTGTATTGTAAAGCTATGGTATTCATACAGAACTAAAACTCAGAAGTCATTATTACCATTTTAGCTTATCAAATTTAGTGGCAGGAGAATTTTCTGTTCATTGTTCTTTTTGGAATTTCTGGTTGTAGCCTGTAGGGGTTTGAACAAAAGCCATTTGTCATTTGGGTAtgctttgttttcattttgttctaAGGGAATTTTATTAGAGATCTGTAAAGATAGGGGTTAAATTTGTGGTCATTTGGCATCTGGGTGTGCTGCATATTTAGGTCTATTGTGTTGATTATGTAATTCTTGGCTCATTCTAACCATGGTACCCTCTCGTTGGTTTGAAAGGAGGTGGGAAGAATCACCAAAAAGTAAAATCGAATGTTGTTGGTTACAATTTTGACCAAATTGATAGCAGTTCTGATGAGCCTTTTATGTCATAAAACATAAACTTGAGGTTTCTGACCTTCTGCAAAAACATATGGTAGCAGATACAAGGTCATAATGTTTGATATTCACATGGTATTATGTTTTGGAATGGCctttatatttcaatatcatttaaagaaacaataaaatacTTTCTTCTGAGTAGCATATCTCTTAaccatgttttatttttcacttacCAGCTGTATAGAGAATGAACAACCCAAGAATGCTTTGGCTAAAAATTTGCATGACAGATTTCCCTCACTAACTGTGAAAAGATTGCCAAGAAGGCTGCTTTTGCAGTTTATGGGGTTCAACCCCATCCTGTTATGTATTTATCCCGTTATTGCTGCACCAATGCCAGAGATGAAGGAACCTGAAGTTATTCGGTGAAATATTTTTagtgttcaatttttattttttctttcacacaCTCATAAACTTGAATTTATTCTCAAGCTTGGAAGCCAGAAGTTTGTCATGAGACTCCCTTCTTTAAAACTGTATCAGTTCTCATATGTGATTATTGTTTGGGATTTGAAGCATCCAGGACCTTCAAGCTAGCCAGTGGCGTGAGAATTCAAGGTATAAAATTAGAAAGTTCCCACATTTATTTATGCTCGAGAAAGATATTAAGtgtatttaatatattttttttttggaagaacaacTTAAATGATAGTGTCTTAACCATTAGATACAAAGACTCAGTTATagtttgttaaattaccacttgtccaaaaaatttaagttgatggGAGGTGAATTGATGGAAGCAAGGTTCGAATTTAGGACTTTtgctttaataccatgttaaatcaccacttgtcccaaaagtttaaactcataagaaatggtaaatttaatcatttaatttatattctaacatggtTTTTATGCATAAGAAGTTCAGTTTCTGTTTGTTGCAGCCATTTGACAACTCAGTATTAGTTTAGTCACTAATTTAGAGAGGCACTCACATGAGTTTGTTTTATATTgctcctgaaaaaaaaaaaaatgctgtgTCCTGTTGCTTGATATATTGGCTCACATCTCCTCTGTATTATTCATGCTTCTTGAAATGGATGAACTTTTAAGAGATTTATTTACTTGAACTGTTGATAGCCATCTAATGTTTCCAAAACAGAACATTTGTATATGGAACTGATTCACTAACATCCCCATTAGATAAGAGAACACCATGCTGTCAACACGACAGGGATCTTGAACATAATTAGTGTATTTATTCCTGAATTATGCACTAACATTCTGATTTCCCATTTCTAGAGATTGTTGAAGGGGAAGGACCAGAAGCCCGTGAAGGAGATCTGGTTGAAGTTAATTATGTATGCAGGCGTACAAATGGATATTTTGTTCACAGGTAATTGTATACATTACAATGTGGTTATTTATGGAATTACTGTAGAGGATATGAGTCTTGATTTCTAAAATTAATGATCCCAAGTTAAAACATTGTAAAATTTCATGCATAGTTACATCGAATAAAAGTAGTatcaagtttttttctttcttgcacTTGTACCAGTTGATCTGACCAACTTCTATGATCTCTTTTTTTGAACTGGTGCTTTTTTGTAGTACTGTGGATCAATTCAATGGAGAAAGCAGACCAATTACACTTCCTTTGGATGAGAATCAGGTTTGTTCTTGTTTCATTTAACGTGTAGAGGcataaatattttgagaaaatggttTATGGAGATTCTCTAGTGGTCAATTGACTAAActgtctctttctttttcctactGAGAACTAGGACATGGTGTAGTGAATTTAGAGTGTCCTTATGGCAAAAAAGAATGTAAATGGAGAATTTTTGTACATCATTATTTATCATTTGAACAACCATTCGTGATCATCATCTTCATGCTGCCATTGCTGGAATTGATACCACTCTTCTTGTTATCGCCACCATCGTTATCGATCGCTTAACAATAGTCCAAGTGAATAATGCAATCTTCGTTAAGTGACTGCTTCAGGTGAATTATGAGATATCAGATCCTTCACCTCTATCCTACCACATTCCCTTTAATCCCCCTTCCCAAACCACCTTTTCACTCCTTGTTGGTGCTATTTCCATTCATGTTCAGTGCATGTCAATTGAAACTCCCTTATATGTACTTCACTTTTCCTATTCTTCCATAGACGCTACATTAAATAGggggaaaagaagaagaagaagaagaagatcaactTATTAATCCTACATGTTATAGAggtaaaattataaaatcattGATGAGATATCAAGCACATTGTTCAGAATCAGAAGAAAGTTCCAAGTATCTCCATACATTcatttcaaatatttattagagTCACTGCTAGCATGTATcctaattgtttatttatttactttttgcaAACATGAAATCAGGTAAGTCATATAATACATAATTTGCTTCTCCTGACAGGTTATAAAGGGCTTGGAGGAGGTTCTGATTGGCATGAGGGTAGGAGGTATTGCAATGCCCACTTATCACTTGGTTTCTGactacttttttatatttaatttcaccCAATTTTCCTTTACACTATTCTCTTACTGTTAGTTTTAGTGGTTGATTCGGATTCGGATGGTTTCATtttcaggaaaaagaagagctTTGATACCTCCTTCATTGGGATATATTAATGAAAACTTGAAGCCAATTCCTGAAGAGGTTACACTTACTAtacttatctatttttattcttttgttaaATATCTGAAGCTCGTTGCATTTTCATTCATAATATTACAAAGACATAAAGGAAAAGTGTTCATATTGTACATGGATTTAATGTAATGTTGTTACATATATGGCTGTTGGTTGCAGTTTGGTCCTCGACGTAGCCTTTTGTCCCATGCAAATGAGCCTTTGGTATTTGAGATCCAGCTCCTGAAAGTAATATGAGTTCTTTTAggatactatatatattaattcaatTCTTCTGTGAAGATTCAATTTTTCTTTAGCACCTTATTGTTTTATTTGGATCTTCCAAGCCGTGGAACCCATAAATATCTTGAAAGGAGAACATTTGTCATCTCAAATGGAGAGTTTAGTTGATCGTAGTTGAAGACTGTAGATCTGTATTCAAGCAATGTGCTaatttatgtgctaatgtgttGAGATTAGTGTATTTCACGAAAGAGTTCAGAACCACTATTATTTTTGGCTGTCACAATCCACTAAGTGAATTTAATCGTGTGAAATTTTTATCTGAAATGGGGGGACAAAGTTCAAGCTTATGACCATATGGGAACAAATACAATATTATGGAATATGGACACTTAACTATATGAAAACTCATAGGGGACAACTCAAAGAGACACTTCACCACTTTCTACAATAGGAACACTTGTCCACTTCTTTCGAACACTCAACCCCCTCAAGCCCAAGCTAGaacttatatattatataagtcCAACTTGTAACAAATGAATTCTTATTTATACGAAAACTTTGTCAACACAAGTCTGCAGGCCAAAATACCATCCaattggttaaaaaaaagaaaagaaaaaagaataggcCAAAAACACCTAGAAACCGGTCATCAATTGAAGAAAAGTATTGAATCCGCCGATTCAAAGAGAGAGATAGCTATTTGATGAGATCAAGGTCTTCTTTGATGAGACAAAGACCGCTCCGAAGAGAGCAGGAAAATCTAAGAATACAAGAGTCAGAGAGATATGAGACTGTAGGGGAGCTGCCTCAATAGAGAgaggggagaaaaaaaatgaggcaTTAGGGTTTCATCTTCTACTCCTTTCCCTCAACGAAACAAGGttatttaacttattttataagacaaaactattatatatatagaaggcAGATGCAGATATTATCTGCTTTCGCCTACTCATATTTTGTACATGTGTGAATAATGGATATGGTATCTGCTCGCTTAGAGTTAGGGATTGAAAATTCACCTATAACTCATGCAAGTGAGCAAATAGCAAATGAAGGCCTCAACACCCTAGTTGTATATAGCCacaacccctctctctctctctctctccatatatatatatatatatatatattctcaaagtCTCCGGGCGAGTTATGTTAAAGTATATATGGGAAGCTCAACAAAGAACACATCCAAGGATCCtcaagacaagataaaaaaaactttaacaagTTAGAGAGGATACTTGATAAAAAGAACTTTCATATGCTATGACATACATGAGAAAATTGATGCCCTTCACAAAAATATATTCACCTATGGACACAGTTTTTCTTCCTGACAGGTGTCTAAAATACATGTAATTCTTAcgtacatttttttaaaaaaatgtttacctacttaattattaaaaatacatgtgaaaatTGAACAGATTAAGATATTCATCTCAGTATGTTTGAGTGCATGTTAATctagagagagaataaaaaattggtACCAGATTTATGGATCAAGGCAATGTCTCATACATATAGCAGCACATTGCAAGTAGTTATTGACACTATGCACCCCTCCTAGGCATTTTTCATCGCATGCAAACGCACAGAATACATGGAAAGATCTGAAGGGAAGAGAAAAGCAGCACTGGGAAGTGGAGATGGAGGGAGAGAAGGTGAGTGTTGGAATGGGAGAGAGTCAAGAGGCTGGCCATTAGCTTGCACTACAGCTGACACAGCCGCCATTAACACCATCATCTTCTCCAGAATCTCCACAAATCTTCTCACGCCCTCTTTATTCATATGTTCCTCCCCTTTTAGGCTTCtacaattttgttatttatagggtaacaaaaaataaaattatggtttaaaaaacattaaaaaaatttgggttttgggttttgattttttttttttttttttctatttttctcaaaccgcatgttagaatattgatatatatagCATATTTTATGGGGAGTGGCCTCTGATGATGTTTGATGAAGTATGAAGGTTTTGTTGGTAAAGTTGGTCGCAGTTCAACTCATATCACTTGGTGATGATCAAGAGTTTTTGTAAGGCTCAGcattgaaaaatgcaaaataataataataatattttttaaaaaaattaataaaattaaagtaCTGTTTAGTTTTAGTAATAtttccattaattaatttaattaaggtTAAATAGACCGCTAGCTGTTTATTTAAAGTTAGtgggattagttaattaagaaaagataatggataaaattaaaagggtaaaattgtaaatttacaAGTtaagtttgtttaaaaaaaaagacaaaaaataaaataaaaatccacaAATGAAGCTTCTTGAAAAAGCTTTGccttttggaaaaagaaaaaccctccAATTGCCATGTAGTTTGTAATGTCCactaaattattaattgaagCAATGTTCTTCTCTAAAGTATGGAATATGGCACCTCAAATGAACATCTCAACATTGTTCAACTCATGCACACACCTCACCACCTTCTACAATAGGAACATTTGTTCCCTTTCTTTCTAACACTCCCTCCAAGTTAGAActtatatatcatataaatatAAGCCCGGCTAGTAACAAATAAACTCTCATTTATCTGTCAAAAACACCATGAAACGGGTAGTCGAACCATTGaattgataaaaaaacaaattgaaccagccgaaaacaaaacaaagttaGACCGACACTAAATGATGAATGAAGActctctcatttcaattatatatagaaaatagtaaatttaatcatttaatttatattctaacaattccTCTCACATGTGGCATTAAAGTCTCAAACTACTCCTTAATATGTAAGatttaacacgtgaaatatttatttgaaatgataGATGAATTGATATAGACCAGATTTGAACTCAGAATCTCTACTATGATATtgtgttaaatcatcacttattccACAagcttaaactttaaaaatgattaataatttaacatgatatcaaaggtAAATAACTTAAGTTCGAACCTTTAccacattttatttttcatttcaattaaatattatacgtGTTAGGTCGAAAgcatccagttagttatatttgaaagatatttttctcttttcatttttttgggacccctaaaatataattaactgaatattttttaattcaaatgaattggagaggatcctaattcactTATTTAGAGGGAGCCATTTCGATTAAATACTCTAAGTATTGGGTCTcatgtattaaaaaaagaatttgagctcacacgtgGTTGTTGGCAATGAAAAttagcccttaatttttttttttaacatgtgttaattcaatagttaatttttactatcatatcatcaagttgtatgacagtcaAATCAAATAGTCTTATTTAATAGACTGCTATACAATTAGAATAACGtaacaataaaaatcaactatttttttttaatctttacaaatatgaatttaaaaattaatttttacggctatattatcaaattatataacaacaataaaatacTATACTAAATAGCATTCTTCCTTCAACAAACCTACGATGGTAAATGATTTTGACCAAATTTCACCCCAAACAACGGCGTCGTATGCCTACGTTTAATTTCCAACCTTTTGCTTAGTTCCGAAGCCTTTCTGCGCGACAATTATCCGAGAGACAGAGAGTCGGCGACACCATTTTGCTTTCAATGCAAtcacaattttgaaaaataaaaaacgttttCTTTTATTAGAATTAAATTTTCCTGGAAAGCCAAGGGTGTTTGGGAgctgagaaaaagagaaaagaaaaaacatcacAATGCAAAAAATGGCGCAAGGATGGTTCTTGGGGAGCACTAACGGCGAGGAGCAGCAGAAGCCCTCGTCGTCTCTGCTAGCCGATTGGAATTCCTACGCGGCCACGCAGGCTTCCGAGGAAAGTTCCGATTTGGGGTTGGGCTTCGATCTCGAATCTGCGGTCAGGTCCGCAAACGACACCGTCACTGGCACTTTCAGTGTGTAAGCCCCTGATTTATGAATTAAGCCcttcttttagttattttgtttacttttcttgctttgtttgtttgaattaaGCGTTTCGGGTACTCTGAAAATTTGAAAGGCTGTGAAATTATACATTTATTAGGGTTTAGGGCATAGTGGGTTGTGAGTAGGGATGAATTAATATAGGAACGTAATATACTTATGCATGTGCATGTATAGGTGGATCTGGTTGTGGCTTTTTGGTTTTAATCATCAGTGGAGTTTAGGGCATAGTGGGTGACTAAAAATATGTGCAAGTGATTTGGATTATTGGAATGCGTGGATCTGATTGTGGAACCAAGTGCTTTTCTAGATTATGCAGTTTCAGTTTGCTGGGTCCGGGCTTAGTGCTTCTGATTTGGTGCATTGAAGTGAATTCAGAGGTTGCTTTTCGATGGAGGGAGCTCGTTTTATTGAATCGCACAAGTTGATCCAAAATAGTTGTGATAGAGGGATCTGGCTGACATATAGAAAGAGTTTACTAGATTCTGGCTTAGCACAACAAAATAAGCTTTCTATATCGGATTGAGATTCGGTGCAATACAATTTATCTGGGCCATCTCCGGTGCAATAACTAAAATTGCATTGGGTACAATACATTTTATTTGGGCCATCTATTTCATCGtgacagaaatttaaaaaagaaaaagaatagaaCGGGTGCTTGGTAGTTGTTGGGGTGCGCAAACCAGCCTGTTGGGGGTTCAGCCACCCCTAGACTGGCAATGGCTAGGCCGCCCCAAAACCCCCTTCTTGGCCACTGGGGTGGTTTAGCCATCCCCAAACCAGTgattggaggtggccgaactAACCCCTTGACCAACCACCTCTTTGGCCAACAGCGTGGTTCAACTATCCCCAAGCTGGCCATCACTGATAAACGAATCACCTCCAAATTGTCCATCGGGGGTGCCAGAACCACCCTCTTGGCCAAaaggggtggttcaaccacccccaaaccaccCTTTGGGGCCACCCTAATAGGCACACAGCCACttctcccttcttcttttttttttttctttctttttacttgCTGTTACGATCTGAGCTGTCCATTGCTTGAATTTGGGGATCTGGGCCATTTatatttgtaaaagaaaatgtGTATCATTTGTACTTTTTAAAAGTGTTGAGGGATATCTATTTTTGCATAGAATGGGTCAATTTTACCTGAATCCATTCCTACCACTGCCTGAAGGACTGATTGTGGACCTATACTAATAACAATGTATAACATATACTTTAATTACATAAGTTGCAAATCTAGTGGGCATTATTCTAAGGAGTTAAAAGAAAGCATGAAAACCTTAATTGGCCTTGACTCATGTGGCCATCACACAAACTTAGAGTCGTAATTGCTAATTTTCACATGTTAACACTGATTGCAGATAAAGTATGTGCTACCTATTTGAAGGAGCGTGTTGGGAGCTAGGCTAGCTGATGCACTTATGAATCTAATTTGAAGTTGAATGAAAGGTGGTGCCAACATGTAGATTCTAAAGGGTATATGTCTTTGGTGAGAAGGTGATTTGTATGATGTCAGAAGGTTAAATTTAGATTAGTTGCTCTGAATCACTTTATTTATGTGGATGTTGAGACATTCTCACTGAGACACTGCTCTCAAGAATTGCCCATGCCTGTCTCACTATAATTCAAGTAGTAGCCTTGATATGTTGAGTTATTGCAATGAAGATTGACAGGAGATACTTTGCATTTCTGGTTGCCTATATCTCATTGAGCACCCATTACTCGGTTACATGGAAGAGTTAAAGCAAAGCATTGTGGATATGGTGCACTGCCAAGCAATGGGTGATCGCTCATTTTGAATTTCTAGTCAAAGACTTCTTTTACAAGTTTGAATTTGTCAGTCTTGAACATATGGTGATGCTCTATAATTATTAGGTAACATATCTTATTGCCAATAGCCCAGTACTTGAAGTAGAGAATCATCTACACCCATGTGGATGGTCATTTTATGAGTGATACAGTGAGGAGCATGTAAGGCTGTCTGCTTTTATCAACTCGAGGTTTAGTGGAAGTATTTTCCGAAGATCTGGGTGGAATTCAATTTCTGGTGATGGGATCCTAATTGGGCttgaatgatatatatgctctgtttttccatttctgTAATATGTGCAGTgtgcattttttatatttagttcAACATGATACTCTCTCTGTCTTTCACTTTATTTATGATCTCTATCCCAAATCCTGTAAACAACCATGCTCAAGTTGTAATGTGAATTCTTCATGTTGTAGCTATGGGATATAGGATGCAACATTAGAATTTGTATAAAGGAAAGATGTCTTGTTTTCTCTCTACTTATTCTGGAGTTTGGCAAAAGAAGCTAGAACTATTGTCTCGTTTCTTTAATTGatgaatcaaataaatcatgACTTTTGTATTGTGTGGCTACAAAATGGTGAAAGAACAATTGGGCAGGATCTTAAAATTAAAAGCTCGAACTgattaggttttctttagtGGGAACTTGGGAATATgttaaattttattcttttgtagTCATTTCTCTGTTTGGTACTTGTTCAGGGTTTCTAAAGGAGTGAGAGATCTACCTGGAAACCTACAGTCTGCCACTAGTACTGTCCCTTCAGGAAAAGCACTTATGTACTTTGGTTTGTTTCTGGCTACGggggttttctttgttttcctcgCATTTACCATGTTCCTTCCAGTCATGGTGCTGATGCCCCAGAAATTTGCTATATGCTTTACCCTTGGGTGTGGCTTTATCATTGGTTCGTTCTTTGCACTCAGGGGTCCAGCAAATCAGCTTGCCCACATGTCATCAAAGGAGGTATCTTTGCTAAATTTAGAtatagattttattttcttttgtaacatGGTCTTCTGATGTGTGAAAGACTATCAGCTTAATATGAAGACGCTTACTTGatgctttattttttgtcattacTTATGCAGAGACTTCCTTTAACATTGGGATTTATAGGAAGTATGGCCGCTACCATATATGTTTCCATGGTTCTTCACAGCTACATACTCTCTGTGCTCTTCTCTGTGATACAGGTATCAACTTTcatgcttcctttttttttggtattatttttCTTACTAGGTCTTTGGACCTTGGATTGTTGTAGCTTTTGCAATCCTGTAATTGTTGGTTATCTTTTCACCGTTGCTTTGCTGAAGCAGATGTGCAAATGTTCTGGGTGTTCTTGATTCACTCTTATATTCTTATCTATTGTCCACTAGAGAAATAATATATGTTGATCTCGGTTCTATCAATCaataattaacttttaataGAAGATATTAAGCTATCCAATTGAATAATGAAATTTGATGTTTCTGTGGACCTTGTAGGTTCTTGCACTCATTTACTATGCTATTTCATACTTTCCTGGTGGATCTGCTGGGATGAAATTCCTCTCATCTGCCCTTACCTCTTCAGTAATGAAATGTTTTGGGAGGTGACCTTGACCTTGCTGTTTTTGTCGTTGCCGACTTGTATATTTCTCACTGTAATTTAGATTATTGTCAGTGTAGTTGAAACTTTGGAATTGCATTGAGAACTTTGCTGATTCAATTGATATTATCCAAAATTACGCTTTGCCTGTAATGCATTTTATGCTAAATGTTCAGAATTCTTATTAAAAGCAGAACATTGTTGAACTTTGTTTTATGCGAGATTTTGGTATATTGTAAGCAGTGAGCtcttgttattatatatatatatatatatatatatatatatatatgtgtgtgtgtgtgtgtgtgtaactcttacatgtatttttaataggattaacaTAGCATGTTATTTTTACATGCCTTTTGAGAATCACGTGCTCTAAGGACAAacgtcaatttaatatattggaTTTGAGGAGTTTTCTCTAACCAAATTCAAAGGAAAACTgcccctttttatttattcattttggaGACTCAAAAAAGTAGGGTTGGCAAAAAAGGCCAAATAAACAGGTACCTGTTTATCTTATGCATGTAACTATTCTTTAAGACTCTTAGATGAACCTTATTATAAAAAGACATGCATATGATAAACGGGTCGTAAATGGGTTATGTCAGGTACTTGTTTTGCCAGCCCGACAAAAAAGTAACACCATGTTATATTAAGTCTGCAACTTACTGTCCCCAAGAAGTAGTTCAATTGattgggaccacgcttaatgaagtaAAGAttactaatttgaatctccctctctttcttgtgcggacatgttaaaaaataataataataataataataataatagtctGCAACTTACCCTTAAAAAAGAACTGGAGGCATATTTGTCAATTGTTCAGTATCATAGGGAAATCCATTTTTATTCAGTCCTCATGTCCTCCTGATGAGGAAAACTACAGAAGTTTTGAGATAATCTCAATTAGCTTTGAGAAGTGGAAACCAAAGTTCAGAGATAAACTAACATGCGTCACCTCTCTGTAGATACCATGATCATGATTTCCTTCTCTCAACCGGAGGACATGGTTGGGCCTTTCTGACTACATtatccccttttttttctttttaaatttttttttattaaaatgaggAAAGTGACTACAATGGAGAGTCTTTCCCATTCTTGATCCAAATGGAAGTGAGAATGAGAGACTATTTGTGATTAGATTATCCATTGTTTTCAATAGGGTGTCCTTAGTCCCAAACTTGGTCCATAGGGATTCATAATGGACCCGGCACGATCCGATCAATTGGTTTtcgggattttttttttttttgttttttcaagcaAGTACAAGGGAGCAGGGAAGAGATTAACCACatggaagaaaacaaaagagggTGGGATAGCCCAATAGAGTTCCTCCTTATTAGTACAAATACagtgccaaaaaaagaaaaagatctaCTAAGATGAATGGCCCTTGGCTCATCAGCCAAGAGAGGGGTTGCctgagatgatgatgatggtttgTAGGGACTGTCTAAAAGTGAATTTTCTTGAAACAACACATTATGCGGCAACTAGCAAATTTGAGAACCACAATAAATAACAGAACACTAGCAGTGGTTGGATTGGAGCCCTCAAAGAGAAGCACCACCGCGATGTCTAGCAAGAGAGTAGTGCAGAGATTTAGAGAACATCACATCTAGATCTGCAATTAGATTCTGAAGATCTACATAGACAAAAGTGGGGTGCCAACtatgaaaattcaaaagagaGCAAGGAAAGAAACtgacataaaaaacaaaaaaagagggATGGCACGTGCATACCACAGTCGCCAACTCGCCATGGTAGCGCATGCAGTGCATGTGCAATGGAGGAGGTTGAAGATA
This genomic interval from Corylus avellana chromosome ca3, CavTom2PMs-1.0 contains the following:
- the LOC132173968 gene encoding peptidyl-prolyl cis-trans isomerase FKBP16-1, chloroplastic, coding for MGALPFQTLAHFPYAASISPSCIENEQPKNALAKNLHDRFPSLTVKRLPRRLLLQFMGFNPILLCIYPVIAAPMPEMKEPEVIRTFKLASGVRIQEIVEGEGPEAREGDLVEVNYVCRRTNGYFVHSTVDQFNGESRPITLPLDENQVIKGLEEVLIGMRVGGKRRALIPPSLGYINENLKPIPEEFGPRRSLLSHANEPLVFEIQLLKVI
- the LOC132173967 gene encoding protein transport protein SFT2 — its product is MQKMAQGWFLGSTNGEEQQKPSSSLLADWNSYAATQASEESSDLGLGFDLESAVRSANDTVTGTFSVVSKGVRDLPGNLQSATSTVPSGKALMYFGLFLATGVFFVFLAFTMFLPVMVLMPQKFAICFTLGCGFIIGSFFALRGPANQLAHMSSKERLPLTLGFIGSMAATIYVSMVLHSYILSVLFSVIQVLALIYYAISYFPGGSAGMKFLSSALTSSVMKCFGR